From Topomyia yanbarensis strain Yona2022 chromosome 1, ASM3024719v1, whole genome shotgun sequence, one genomic window encodes:
- the LOC131689744 gene encoding UDP-N-acetylglucosamine transporter codes for MAPKPTNSNLKYLSLITLTLQNAILGLSMRYARTRSGPMFLSSTAVVMAEVVKLATSLVLVFLEEGKSLPRFKGTLHATIVKQPLDTLKICVPSFLYIVQNNLLYVAASHLDAATYQVTYQLKILTTAVFAVIILRKRLLPTQWGALVALVIGVASVQLAQTDSGGEAASRQQQMPGEPDQNRLLGFGAAVGACFLSGFAGIFFEKMLKGADISIWMRNIQLSLLSLPFGLLTCVVNDGAKLTADGFFFGYDGFICYLIGLQAGGGLIVAVVVKYADNILKGFATSLAIIISCVASMYLFDFNLTLQFSVGAALVIGSIFLYGYDPSSKAGKHKVIKLHPDPDQERLLAEKV; via the exons ATGGCCCCTA AACCCACTAACAGCAACCTGAAATATCTCAGCCTGATCACGCTCACCCTGCAGAATGCGATCCTCGGTCTCAGCATGCGTTACGCCCGGACCCGATCCGGGCCGATGTTTCTCAGCTCGACGGCCGTCGTAATGGCCGAGGTGGTCAAACTGGCAACCAGTTTGGTGCTGGTTTTCCTAGAAGAAGGTAAAAGCCTACCGCGCTTCAAGGGTACCCTACACGCCACGATCGTCAAGCAACCGCTCGACACGCTGAAGATCTGTGTGCCTTCGTTTCTGTACATTGTACAGAATAATTTGCTGTACGTGGCCGCGTCACATCTGGATGCGGCCACCTATCAGGTTACGTACCAGCTGAAGATTCTGACGACGGCCGTTTTTGCGGTGATCATACTGAGGAAGCGGCTACTGCCGACGCAGTGGGGTGCACTGGTGGCGCTGGTTATCGGGGTGGCTAGTGTGCAGCTGGCGCAGACGGATTCCGGGGGTGAGGCTGCCTCCCGGCAGCAGCAGATGCCAG ggGAACCAGATCAGAATCGTTTGCTCGGATTCGGGGCTGCTGTCGGTGCTTGCTTTTTATCCGGCTTTGCCGGAATTTTCTTCGAGAAGATGCTTAAGGGGGCAGACATTTCCATCTGGATGCGAAACATTCAGCTCAGCTTGCTGAGTCTCCCGTTCGGGTTGTTGACCTGCGTCGTGAATGATGGCGCGAAGCTGACCGCCgatgggttctttttcgggtacGACGGATTTATTTGCTATCTGATTGGACTGCAGGCTGGCGGGGGTTTGATCGTGGCCGTGGTGGTCAAGTATGCGGATAATATTTTGAAAGGATTCGCGACCTCGCTGGCCATCATTATCTCCTGTGTGGCGTCGATGTATTTGTTTGATTTCAACCTGACGTTGCAGTTTAGCGTCGGGGCCGCACTCGTGATCGGATCGATTTTCCTGTACGGGTACGATCCGAGCAGTAAGGCCGGTAAGCACAAAGTAATTAAACTACACCCGGATCCGGATCAGGAGAGACTGCTAGCGGAGAAGGTTTAA
- the LOC131689736 gene encoding uncharacterized protein LOC131689736, with product MLKACVISDVVCVEAERDNPVLLNFQNAEMGYKDDNQIQCFRAVDTGRANDDDDAVDPDRQRHSRMAVVISEQQAYRGYLGEGLPTDQLNTYVAIRNKKTGKMRLIQLEECTMINSCYDDNRNKFADLGADKGQTAIRQFGGKHALRVLDRMARSGSNIDVMNETIEESVQKFDDEQFTEDNEFTKNKLEGELILASMKPPRNPAAVTPDELYRLEDMISEPVLKELNTVSLELLQKDPASLQLATVYLTNKVKAALQCKEPDSVENIRTIVICLVMDALSQLLDKHNRSLKNLQLSAFSKQLNREIKSNFSQINHHKQLKTKYTEHKALTYYLALAFALEGCVLNVDQIHTGLGIPRNDLLKFAAFIGGTYNSAKNTLTLRMGGGDGSFSGGRSFLGKRRFGRKK from the exons ATGTTAAAGGCTTGCGTTATATCGGACGTTGTCTGCGTGGAAGCAGAACGGGACAATCCCGTTTTGT TAAACTTCCAAAACGCCGAAATGGGCTACAAGGACGACAACCAGATCCAGTGCTTCCGAGCGGTAGATACCGGCCGAGCAAATGACGACGATGATGCTGTCGACCCCGACCGGCAGCGGCATTCTCGCATGGCCGTGGTCATCTCCGAGCAGCAGGCCTACCGTGGTTATCTGGGCGAGGGACTACCAACGGATCAGCTAAACACGTACGTCGCGATTCGCAACAAGAAAACCGGTAAAATGCGACTGATCCAGCTGGAGGAATGTACGATGATTAACTCCTGCTACGATGATAATCGGAACAAGTTCGCCGACCTCGGTGCGGATAAAGGTCAGACTGCTATACGGCAGTTTGGTGGCAAGCATGCGCTTCGAGTGCTGGACCGGATGGCCCGGTCCGGAAGCAACATCGATGTTATGAACGAAACTATTGAGGAGTCGGTGCAAAAGTTTGACGACGAACAGTTCACCGAGGATAACGAGTTTACCAAGAACAAGCTGGAAGGGGAACTGATTTTGGCCAGTATGAAACCACCGAGGAATCCAGCAGCGGTAACTCCTGATGAGCTATACCGTCTAGAGGATATGATTTCGGAACCAGTGCTGAAGGAGCTGAATACTGTCTCGCTGGAGTTGTTGCAGAAGGATCCGGCATCGCTGCAGCTGGCAACTGTATACCTCACAAATAAGGTTAAAGCGGCACTTCAATGCAAAGAACCCGACTCGGTGGAGAACATACGCACGATCGTAATTTGCCTAGTGATGGATGCGCTAAGTCAGCTTTTAGACAAGCACAATCGTTCTTTGAAAAACTTGCAGCTGTCCGCCTTCAGCAAGCAACTGAATCGGGAGATAAAGAGTAACTTTTCGCAAATCAATCACCACAAACAGTTGAAAACCAAGTACACGGAGCACAAAGCTCTGACTTACTATTTGGCGCTGGCTTTCGCGCTGGAAGGGTGTGTGCTGAATGTGGATCAAATTCATACCGGATTGGGCATTCCTCGGAACGATCTGTTGAAGTTTGCGGCCTTCATCGGCGGGACGTACAATTCGGCGAAAAATACGTTGACGCTGCGGATGGGTGGAGGAGACGGTAGCTTCTCGGGTGGACGATCGTTTCTTGGGAAGAGGCGGTTTGGTAGGAAGAAATAG
- the LOC131689727 gene encoding zinc finger protein 345-like: MTCCVQQCPGGSNFVSFPKLDRFRQRWQEAIKIGSGTTIVLPPGKNAPFEQQICTSHFPNPDELVYQEPTRFIDRTGQIREVESCRLCLRFQPKPAMLAIDEQLAGHNIGSLIATALKIRLKPYDFLQHICHECLVKIDLVRAVQSQYVLRDVQYRTLELMKIPFIPVKSVLPDTRHDVSLDIKPVVSPETMEVETSDQSIKLEPEVTIEESNLVEQLKPKKPKRTMDKPRKKYKKRGQNPVKIIPKEDRLRSINARTCYICSTKVLFDSTDELHKHLTEVHAGQIDYVCVHCDGKRFAVVSGYNNHLCLHDVSERPLKCNFCALRYSTKKGLQVHENKLHGANHQLPKLCISKRMKPQCEHCGKFFPSIMRAREHKLVVHENGVVAECKICLKTFVTTANLRRHMLVHSKERPYACNICGIRFRVSTYLTKHILADHQGKSAYHCKVCDIPFRNQSEYYRHRNKLHLKPNVRLYRCRLCSEVPVTSKDLEAHIEVCHPGGDYPYKRCTQCDEKFVTNMKLGVHLRAKHDFGSKQQPFVCDVCGKEYSQKHSLRVHLANAHSGEKSFCCDVCDKRFVFQSNLTRHQQMHKLVKRFSCDFCGKTFGQKTAMMNHRRNIHTGEKAFVCPVCGAGFKESSTFYRHKAACKM; this comes from the exons ATGACCTGCTGTGTCCAACAGTGCCCTGGAGGGTCAAACTTCGTCAGCTTCCCGAAACTGGACCGATTCCGACAGCGCTGGCAAGAAGCAATCAAAATTGGAAGCGGAACAACGATAGTTTTGCCACCCGGCAAAAACGCCCCATTTGAGCAGCAAATCTGCACCTCACATTTCCCCAATCCAGATGAATTGGTTTACCAGGAGCCAACTCGGTTTATTGATAG aacGGGTCAGATCCGAGAAGTCGAAAGCTGCCGGCTTTGTTTACGCTTTCAACCGAAACCAGCAATGCTTGCCATAGACGAGCAGCTTGCCGGTCATAACATAGGCAGCCTAATTGCGACAGCGTTGAAGATACGTTTGAAACCGTACGATTTTCTGCAGCATATTTGCCACGAGTGTCTAGTGAAAATAGATTTGGTCCGGGCGGTGCAGAGTCAATACGTACTCCGGGATGTTCAGTATCGGACACTGGAGCTGATGAAGATTCCGTTCATACCAGTCAAGAGTGTTCTGCCGGATACAAGGCATGATGTTTCATTGGATATTAAACCTGTTGTTTCGCCGGAAACGATGGAGGTTGAAACTTCGGATCAGAGTATAAAATTGGAGCCAGAAGTGACCATAGAAGAAAGCAATCTGGTAGAACAACTCAAACCGAAAAAGCCTAAAAGAACAATGGATAAACCAaggaaaaagtataaaaaacgtGGGCAAAACCCCGTGAAAATTATTCCGAAAGAAGATCGTCTGAGATCGATTAACGCCAGAACCTGCTACATTTGCAGCACCAAGGTTCTGTTTGATAGCACCGATGAGCTTCACAAACATCTAACGGAAGTGCATGCCGGACAAATCGACTATGTATGTGTCCATTGCGACGGCAAACGATTTGCGGTTGTGTCCGGTTATAATAACCATCTGTGTCTGCACGATGTTTCCGAACGCCCGTTAAAGTGTAACTTTTGTGCTTTACGATACTCGACCAAGAAAGGtcttcaagtacacgagaacaAACTACACGGGGCGAACCATCAACTGCCGAAGCTATGCATTTCCAAAAGGATGAAACCACAGTGCGAACACTGTGGCAAATTTTTCCCATCGATTATGCGAGCACGGGAGCATAAATTGGTTGTGCACGAGAATGGAGTCGTGGCTGAGtgtaaaatttgtttgaaaacgTTCGTTACAACGGCGAATCTTCGACGGCACATGTTGGTCCATAGTAAGGAGCGACCGTACGCGTGTAACATTTGTGGTATTCGTTTTCGTGTCAGCACTTATTTGACTAAACACATTCTGGCAGATCATCAGGGTAAATCGGCCTATCATTGTAAAGTTTGTGACATTCCCTTTCGGAATCAAAGCGAATACTACCGGCACCGGAACAAGCTTCATCTGAAACCGAACGTTCGGCTGTACAGATGTCGTCTCTGTTCGGAGGTGCCCGTGACCTCAAAGGATCTCGAAGCCCACATCGAAGTGTGTCATCCGGGCGGAGATTATCCGTACAAACGGTGTACGCAGTGCGATGAAAAATTTGTGACCAACATGAAGCTAGGCGTACATTTGCGTGCAAAGCATGATTTTGGAAGCAAACAGCAGCCGTTCGTTTGTGACGTCTGCGGAAAGGAATACAGTCAAAAACATAGCCTTCGGGTGCATTTGGCTAATGCGCACAGTGGTGAGAAGTCGTTCTGTTGCGACGTGTGCGATAAACGGTTCGTCTTTCAGAGCAACCTTACCCGGCACCAGCAGATGCACAAGCTGGTTAAACGATTCTCCTGTGACTTTTGTGGGAAAACGTTCGGTCAGAAGACGGCCATGATGAATCACCGGCGGAACATTCACACCGGCGAGAAGGCATTCGTCTGTCCGGTGTGTGGGGCAGGATTTAAGGAGAGTTCAACTTTCTATCGGCATAAGGCTGCTTGTAAGATGTAA